GGGGTTGCCCCCCATAAGTTAGCTATTATTCCCAATGGGGTAGATACCGATAAATATAAACCGGGTAATTCTTATTTTAAACAACAGTTTCCCCACCATCATCTTTTTGTTTATCAGGGTAGGGTAGCGGTGGAAAAAAATATAGAATCCTTACTTAAGGCTTGGAAATTTTCTTCATTGAAAAATGACAGTCGTCTATTAATTCTGGGTGATGGACACCTTACCCCCAATCTTAAACCTAATTATAACGAAGATGATGGCATTATTTGGTTAGGGGCGATCGCCGATGAAACCAAACGAATCGATATACTAAGAGGCTCAGATGTATTCATTTTACCATCCCTAGTGGAAGGATTATCCCTTTCTTTACTAGAAGCCATGGCCTGTGGTTTAGCCTGTGTTGCCACCGACGCAGGGGCAGATGGAGAGGTGTTAGCCAATGCGGGAATCATCCTTAGCACCCAAGGAGTAACCACCCAATTAAAAACCATATTACCAATGTTTTCTCACCATCCTGAATTGTCATCTCTCTTAGGTATAAAAGCAAGGGAAAAAATTCTACAAAAATACACACTCCATGATAATGTCACCAAACTAGAAAAGTTATATGGCAATATACACAAAAAATAATATCAACTAGATAAACTTAAAAGAATCAGAGTTAGTTTTTCCAGCGCACCTTATCAAAAATAATATAGTTATTATTCATCAATAGAAATAGGACTATAGGCAATATCTCCATAATAGAAACATTTCGCCTCATCAGTAGAAATAAGAATTATCTCTTGGGGAGTAATAATCATATCTTCTTCTGGAAGTTGTGCTATCTGAGTTTCGGCGGAGTAAAAATCCTCAGGCAGACTTTCATTATGAGTTATTCTGGTTATTTTTACACTTCTACCATCTATAATTTCTTCGGTTTGAGATAACACAATGGTGTTATCTTCTTCATCCACACCACCATGGTTATCTTGTAATAAAAAGTCTAAGAAAAATTCGGCAGTTTCTTCCTTAAGATACCCTTTGAGGATAGCAGTTTCACAAAACTTGATACCTAGTTGTTTTTGTTCCTGTAAGATATTCTCAATTTGTTGAGTAGATAATAATCCAGCTTTTTTTAAATAATATCCGATGGGATATTCTTTTTTATAAATTTTAGCGGCTTTCTTGTTTTCGATTTCTACTAAAAAATCAGCAGTTTGAGATTTTAACCAACCCCTCAGGGCCAGTATTTCTCCTATTTTGAGCTTAAAAAACTGCTGTTGGTCTTCTAATGCTACATCCAATTGTGATTTAGTAATTAACCCCGCTTCTAATAACATTTGTCCGATTAATCGTTTATTAGAAATCTTAATACCTTCTTTTGTTGCTATATCTCCGTTCATTATTTGCCCCACTTTAATAATGAATTTATTTAAGGATTACATTTGGGCAATCAATTGATTAAATTGTGAAGTAAATATTAAAAAAACAGTTTCACTAAATCTAGTTTAAGATAGATTTTCTTTATATTTTGTGATACTTTTGTTTTCTCTAAAATAGCAAATTGCCCAGATCACCTTAGACGTTTATTATAGCTTAGAAATTACAAATATAAATAAAAAATAAAAGTAATAGCTTAAAACACTTTGCTTAGGATAATCAAATAAATTTAGGTGACAAAAAAAGGGGCTAATGCCCCTTTTAATAGCTTAAGTAAAGATAATATTCTGATTAGAAATACATCCCTGCTTCTTGTACTTTTTCGATTTGTTTTTTCTTCAATACAAGTAGAATTTGAGCTAACATAATTCCTGCAATGAATACTAATAACCAAATAATACGAGCGGGGCTTTGTAAAACTACTTCGGTATCTTTTTGACCAAAACCACCCACGTTAGGATCGTTGGTTAATAATTCACCGTTAGCGACTTCTTGCCCGTTGCTGACGATTAATTCAGGTCCTGCGGGAATATCAACGGTGTTGGTGTTACCTTCAGCGGTGGTGATGGTGACTAAATATCCGCCACCTTCTTCTTGGGTAATGTCGCTAATGACTCCGGCAACGGGTGCTTTGAAAGCGTTGTTATTGCTTTGTTGACCGGTAGGATATAATTGTCCTCTGCCTCGGTTAGCTCCTAGGTGAACGGAATATTTACCATAGTGAATGTTAGGATTGGTGGCAGGATCGGGGGATAATACAGGGAAGACAATTTCTTCGTATTGATCGCCAGGCATAGGCCCTACTAATACCCAGTTATCTTTTCCTTCACGGTAGGATTGATAGTAAACACCGCCGATTTTTTCCTTCATTTCTTCGGGAATACGGTCTTCGGGGGCAATTTGGAAGCCATCGGGTAACATTAAAACTGCACCGACGTTTAAACCACCTTTAGAGCCGTCTCCTAATACTTGTTGTTGGGAGTGGTCGTAGGGAATTTTAACTACGGCTTCAAATACGGTGTCGGGTAATACTGCTTGAGGGATTTCTACTTCTGCAGGTTTGGAGGCGAGGTGACAGTTAGCACAAACGATGCGTCCTGTGGCTTCTCGGGGGGTCATGGGAGCGGTTTCTTGCGCCCAGAAGGGGTAAGCGTTAGCTGCTTGGGGTAGAAGGAGGTCGTTAGCGAGAAAGAAACAGGTAGAGGAGATCGCCACTAACAACAATCTACTGATATTTTTGACTATATTGTCTAAAGGAAAATGATTTCTCATCGATATTTTACAACTACTTAATTTTGTTAAATTGTTTACCGTTAAAGGTTGACAGGAGGATTAATTCATTAAGCCCACCAAGGATTTGAGCCATCACGGAAGTCGGTTTCTTCCCAATCACTTAAAATAACTTTATCGTCATTTACGTCGGCATGAACTAGGGCAAGGGAAAGGGGAGCAGGTCCACGAACCATTTTTCCTTCGTTATTGTACTGAGAGCCATGGCAAGGACAGATAAATTTATTTTCTGA
Above is a genomic segment from Cyanobacterium stanieri LEGE 03274 containing:
- a CDS encoding glycosyltransferase family 4 protein, whose product is MHIAWLGKKTPFCGNVTYSREITNALMSRGYKVSFLHFSQENEDAMVDPYNAEVNLPFIYKSQIYTIPTPKSSQILLRSLQELQPDLVHASLTLSPLDFKLPEICQQLNIPLVSTFHPPFDSHWRNLKSSTQYLTYQLYAPSLARYDQTIVFSQLQRDLLIKLGVAPHKLAIIPNGVDTDKYKPGNSYFKQQFPHHHLFVYQGRVAVEKNIESLLKAWKFSSLKNDSRLLILGDGHLTPNLKPNYNEDDGIIWLGAIADETKRIDILRGSDVFILPSLVEGLSLSLLEAMACGLACVATDAGADGEVLANAGIILSTQGVTTQLKTILPMFSHHPELSSLLGIKAREKILQKYTLHDNVTKLEKLYGNIHKK
- the petA gene encoding cytochrome f is translated as MRNHFPLDNIVKNISRLLLVAISSTCFFLANDLLLPQAANAYPFWAQETAPMTPREATGRIVCANCHLASKPAEVEIPQAVLPDTVFEAVVKIPYDHSQQQVLGDGSKGGLNVGAVLMLPDGFQIAPEDRIPEEMKEKIGGVYYQSYREGKDNWVLVGPMPGDQYEEIVFPVLSPDPATNPNIHYGKYSVHLGANRGRGQLYPTGQQSNNNAFKAPVAGVISDITQEEGGGYLVTITTAEGNTNTVDIPAGPELIVSNGQEVANGELLTNDPNVGGFGQKDTEVVLQSPARIIWLLVFIAGIMLAQILLVLKKKQIEKVQEAGMYF